GATTTGTATAATCCACGCTgctattttttaatgttttggatGTTTTTGCCTTCTGTTATACTGAACTTGTAAATCtcaacataaattttattaaaggtattgttatttattaaGATTCAACATCcaagtttttcctttttttttttttttatggccttgaaaatgttaatttaaatcaaattatgcCCAGCTGTTTGTAATTAATCTGTATTCATTAAGAACCCCAAGCTTTTGTCTGATACTCATATGTTAGGTTTAGAGGCTTCAACTAAATCCAAAGTTGAGTGATCCTCGTATATTAGCCTTAAAACTGAGTGGAtgggtaaattaatttttatatggtagcttattttatttatttttattgttaaaaactaatataatttatagaATAATTAGTTATTCAAGGCATGCTGCATGTACtttatactattatatatatataatgattaatttattcattttttgagaaaaaaattaaatacaatccgactcttaatacaaaaattttcatgttttttacTGATATCAAACTTCTAATacacattttaacaattttgtttTAACTAAACGGAATCAACAGACTGAATTAGAAACTGACCGAAGTATGAATCCAGACagaggttttaaatttttaataattttttaatctaaccGATCAAATAATAACCTGACCGATTTGACCaccaattcaatttaaaaaacatttcatttcaataacaAAAATAGCTTACGTCACTAACGAAGGAAAcctttttcatttccattaccAAGTACCTGTACAACTGAGAAGTGATTTTGAAAGTAACTATTTACATCAATTCTATAGACAAATGCTCACCAGGCTAGTACAATTATTTAGTTAACACGATTTGCTTTGAAGCCAGAAAAAGATGACAACATTGTCACCAGGATTGATGTTTCCATCCATAATCATCATTTTAGGCCACTGAAAATTGCAACCAGGGTGGGTTAATTCTCTCTAAATCCCCCAGCTCAAAAGACAGTGGAGAGATAATCATGTATGTTAGCGGTGTCAGCTGTGGATCAGAAGGCTCGACAGAGGTTGTTAGCAGTCAAATTAGATGAACACTGCTGCTCTATAGGTCCAGGGGGACTGCAAAGTCGACTCCTCTTTGGTTCCGATATCCTCACATGGGAAATTGCTACTGCAAGCACATCCACCACCCCGTTTTCATCTAGTTCCTCAGACTTGCAGCTTGAACTGTTTGACGATAAGACTAGATGTGGACGTTGACTACAAGAACCACTGTCTATACTCGTTGCACTTGACTCGGATCTGGGAGAATTGAATTTTTGGACCGACGGTTCTACTGGATTCTTCAACTTCGATTTAGTGTATAATGTCTTCAATGAGTGCTCGGTATAGAACAATATCCATGGATGCCCTGACATTAcacaattcaataaaatttaagttatttcaAAGAACTGTAGTGTCAGCAACCCCTATTCAAGTCCTAATATAAATTTCTAACTAATAACAGATTGTTCAGGAAAAAAGGGAATATAAAATGACCACATAAATCCAAAGAAACGAAGATAACATGATAACATTCATCTACATTTCATAGCTGAGacctaaatatataattagCAAAATGACATGATTCATTGATGGATGCAAGGGTGTTTGACAAACTTATAGTAAAAtgcatttattatttaattattctacgTATTTTAGAAAGAGAAAGTTGGGGGCATTACTTAGTACTTCATCGGCCGTTATTCTTGATGAAACATCCCTCGTCAGCATTCTTGCCAATAAATCCCGTGCGGGTTTAGATACAGACTCCCACTTCCCCGAGTGAAAATCCAGCTTTACATTCTTGATGGCCTCAAACACTTCCTTCAAGGAATCTCCTTGAAATGGAAGAACACCGACCAAAAGTGCATGTAAGAGCACGCCAGCACTCCATATATCAACCTTCTCGGAATAATTTCCCAACAGTACTTCAGGCGCAACATAAGCCGGACTTCCAGCCAAACCAGACAAAGTCTGACCTGTAGTAAATAGTAAGTTGTGTCACTTAAAAGCATTAGCCACAGCttagagaaaaatataaatagatttgGATATAGAAAGGGTAATATGTAACGGCCAGACAGGAAGAAAATTTCCCTTGTCGTCTCATGCAACAATTTAATTTGGTCTCTACCTCTTCCTTCGTGCATGTGTGCAATGGATTTGAAGACAACCTCAAAGTTATGATGTTTCCATATTTGATAAACAGTGGGACCATATAAACTTAACTCTAGGTCTCCAAATATTTGGATAGTGAGTTGCAAGATAATAAACAAAGCAACAATTTAAAAGATTCGATAGAAAGGGAAGGTAATATTCTTCAAAGTAGGTTGAATATATTCAACCTCTCCTTCGTGCACGTGTGCAATGGATTCGAAGACAATATCAGTTATGATGTTCCCATATTTGATAAACAGTGGGACCATATAAACTTAACTCTAGGTCTCCAAGTATTTGGATAGTGAGTTACAAGATAATAACCAATGCGACAATTTAAAAGGTTTGATAAAAAGGAAAGGCAATATTTTTCGAAGTAGGTTGAAGATATTCACCATTGGAGATTCTCATGGCAAGACCAAAATCTGCCAGCTTTATCTTTCCTGAAGTTGTGAGGAGAATATTTTCAGGCTTTATATCTCTATGCACAACTCCCATCTCATGACAATACTTAATGACTAACATCACATCCTTAAAAATATTAGCAGCACGTTGCTCGGAATACTGACCCTCTGCCATTTGGTCAATCAAACGACCTCCAGAGCACAATTCCATTACAAGATGAAAGCAATCCGGTTCCTCATACACTGCCTGCAAAGTCACAACCCCCGGATGACCAGATAAATGCTGCATTATCTCTACTTCTCTATGAACTGTCTCTTCTCCCTTATGCAAGGTTTTACATGCAAACTCTACTCCACTAGTCTTAGACCTACACAACCAAACCAACCCGAATTTCCCCTGTCCAATTGGGTCGCCTTTAACATAATcatcctcaatctttttcttccGACCAGTTCGTGTAATGACCTCAATACACCCTATCTTCCTCTTAAGACCTCTTCCCGGAGGAACCAAAGAAGATGCACCGCAAGGTGGGGCGGTCGCGACACCGGCTAGTCTACTTTTACATGAACCAATAGGATGAGCATCTACATCTTCTTTGCACCTTTTTTTGATCCTTGCATAATCTTCTAAGGAATAATGGGACCTAATGTTAGATGATCTAGAGTCACAAGTGGGTGCAAAATTGTTGGTTACCTCCGGAGATACATTGGTTTCACTTCctttcctcttctttctcaTCAAGTCAATTATTCAATGTAAACAATCTTATCTAAAACTAGATCTTCGGTACATTGAAGTTTCAGAAAGAGAACAAATTAAAGATAATCAACGAAATACCCAATTTTACTGCTTTCCTGTAAATCAAGAacgaaaagaaataattataaaaaaatttgattcagTAATCCATAAAAATTTTGTGAGACCCAATTAAGCGAAGGAATTAAAAAtctgatatatttaattaaaacggaaaattttttttaaatgaaaatcaaGATACTAAATTTGATCCTATTTGCTTTTTTTAGTGGATTCTCCTGGGACCAGATAGAACCCAAGATCAAAATCCTATTATTCTTCcatgattcaaaaaaaaaattcaacccaatcataaaacaATTAAGCCCCCCAAAAAACACACCCAGAAATTAAAGGCGAAGAACGAACCTTTAAACAAAGCGAAAAATGCCACAGATTCCAACAGAAGGGGGACCTCGGTTGAAAAATGGTAAAGAGAGAATGAAAGAAAGTAAGAAGGGAAGAAGAATCAGTGAAACCAGATATAAGTATTATAATTGGGAAAACCCCGGGAGAGAAAATCGGAGGATCAAATCGGAAAACCTAGAAATTTCCGGGCCAAGAGATTTCggggtgatttttttttttatcttattcacacacatttaataaattatattatttatactaaaaaattTATCACCCATGCAGATTTAAAATACAGAAcattcaataaataataaaacgtaTGGTTtgaagttaattaaaatatttgaaatatatacgatattaaaataaaaatgttgagatcaacccgattaagcaaaataaaaaaaatagcggaataaattaataaattgaacacaaaagtttaacgtgaaaaaacttctctaaagaggataaaaaaaccaccggtaaaaataattttattataatgacaaaagaatgaatagtacaaaagatggagataaaaactaaacctcgaaaacctgaaaacaaagaaccctcaaaacgtaaacacaaaatccTCTAAATGtattatgagttctaatatctaatgggtgtattttctaaggttgtaaaagagtctatttataagctaaattcataggtcaaataacaataaaataatctagactaatcagagtttgattggaacaaataaacagagtttaattgaaaattatttatcaaatttgactaaaataggagtcgtactcaacaaatctccacattgactcatatttccacaatgcAATCTTTGCCAAAGCTTGCCAcaagcctatcttgaactatgcagaaAATTAATTGAGTCGAATATGTGCTTAGAAATTGGAAGACTTCTAGCTTTCGACTTGTACGCTGCCGAATTAAAATTAACCTGAGACTGATTTTCACAAACATaatgccctaacttttcaaaacctgcatccaaggAAGAACCTCTCTTTAACGAAACGGTTAT
This genomic stretch from Gossypium raimondii isolate GPD5lz chromosome 6, ASM2569854v1, whole genome shotgun sequence harbors:
- the LOC105773880 gene encoding serine/threonine-protein kinase PEPKR2, which produces MRKKRKGSETNVSPEVTNNFAPTCDSRSSNIRSHYSLEDYARIKKRCKEDVDAHPIGSCKSRLAGVATAPPCGASSLVPPGRGLKRKIGCIEVITRTGRKKKIEDDYVKGDPIGQGKFGLVWLCRSKTSGVEFACKTLHKGEETVHREVEIMQHLSGHPGVVTLQAVYEEPDCFHLVMELCSGGRLIDQMAEGQYSEQRAANIFKDVMLVIKYCHEMGVVHRDIKPENILLTTSGKIKLADFGLAMRISNGQTLSGLAGSPAYVAPEVLLGNYSEKVDIWSAGVLLHALLVGVLPFQGDSLKEVFEAIKNVKLDFHSGKWESVSKPARDLLARMLTRDVSSRITADEVLRHPWILFYTEHSLKTLYTKSKLKNPVEPSVQKFNSPRSESSATSIDSGSCSQRPHLVLSSNSSSCKSEELDENGVVDVLAVAISHVRISEPKRSRLCSPPGPIEQQCSSNLTANNLCRAF